The nucleotide sequence CGGGGCGCCGGACGCCGGTGAGACGATCCAGATCGGGATCGCGGTCGACATCCCGGAGCCCTGGGGCGGGATGCTCACCCGCCGGCGGGTCGAGGCCGGCGATCCGCTGGCCGTCCCGGCGCACGTCACGCTGCTCGGTCCCACCGAGATCCCGGTGCGCGCGCTGCCGGCCGTCGAGGAGCACCTGGCGCGGGTGGCCGCCACCCACCTGCCGTTCACGCTGCACCTGCGGGGCACCGGCACGTTCCGGCCGGTGACCCAGGTGGTCTTCGTGGCCGTGGCCGCCGGGATCAGCGAGTGCGAACTGCTCGCCGCCGCCATCAACGCGGCCCCCGAGCTGCACCGCGAGGCGCGCTTCCCGTACCACCCGCACGTCACGGTCGCCCAGGACGTGCCGCCGGAGGTGCTCGACAAGGCGTACGAGGACCTGGCCGACTTCTCCGCCCTGTTCGAGGTGGAGGCGTTCACGCTCTTCTCGCACAGCGGGGCCACCCGGTGGCAGCCCCGCCGCGACTTCCGCCTCGGCGGCTGACCTGAGCGCGCGGCCGGCCTGCCGACAGCTTGCCGGGAGATCGGCGAGGATGGCGCTGTGAACGTCATCGGCCGGATCGAGGCGGCGCTCGGTCGCCGCATCGACGCGGCCCGGGCCCGCTCGTCGGCCTTCGACCACGTGTGGCGGGCCGGGACGCTCTACGCCGACCTGCTGGGCGGCCGGCTGGCCGCCGCCATCGCCTACTACGGCTTCTTCGCCGTGTTCGCGCTGGCCCTGGTCGCGTACTGGATCTTCGGCACGATCCTCCAGGACAACCGCGAGGTCAGCCGGGCGGCGGCCGACTTCCTGGAGGGGAACCTGCCGTTCCTCGACCCCCAGCAGATCGCCGAGAGCAGCAACACCGTCGGCGTGATCGGTCTGGTCATCCTGGTCTTCACGGGGATCGGCTGGGTCGAGGCGATCCGCTCCTCACAGCGGCTCATGTACGGCTTCAACCAGCAGCCCGGCAACCTGGTGGTGCGCCGCCTGGTCGACCTGGGGGTGCTGGTCGCGGTCTTCGTGCTGCTCGGTGTCTCGGTGGCCGCCGTGGACGCGCTGGAGTCGCTGCTGCGGTTCCTGGTGCGCAGCACCGGGTCGGTCGGGCTGACCACGGTCAGCGCGGTGCTCAGCGTGCTGGTCAACGCGGTGCTGGCCACCGCGCTGCTGGTGGCGGTGCCCCGGCTGCGGATGAGCCGCCGCCGGCTGCGCCCCGCCGTGCTGGCGGTCGCCGTGGGCATCACGCTGCTCAACACCGTCGGGCGCTACTACGTGGTGCGCACCGAGCGGAACCCGGCGTACACCGTGGTGGCCACGGCCGTGGGGCTGCTGCTCTACCTCTACCTGCTCAACCAGATGGTGCTCTTCGGCGCCGCGCTGGCCGCCACGAGCCGCTACGGGCGGGTGGTGGACCTGGCCGAGGGTGGCGCCGTGCGGGAGGTGGACGTGGAGGTCGACGAGGAGACCGAGCCGGGGACGCCGGGAGGGGCGGGATGAAAATTCGGATCGAGCCGGACTCGGCGACGCCCCCGTACGAGCAGGTGCGCGGGCAGGTCGCCGCCATGATCGGCGACGGCCGGCTGCCGGTGGGCACCCGGCTTCCGGCGGTCCGGCAGCTCGCCGCCGACCTGGACCTGGCCGTGAACACGGTGGCGCGGGCGTACCGGGAGCTGGAGTCCGCCGGGCTGGTGGAGACCCGGGGCCGGCACGGCACGGTGGTGGCCCCGGGGCGCGACGACGCCGACGACCGCCTGCACCGGGCCGCCACGGCGTACGCCGCCGAGGCGCTCCGGCTGGGTGTCCCACCGGACCGCGCCGTCGCCCTGGTCCGTGCGGCTCTGGACGCCGGTACGCACGGGTGAGAGCGGCCGCCGGAGAGGGGGGAGTTGGCGTGAATGAGGCGCACGTCCGCGGCGGGACCGACCATGATGGGCCGGTGGGCGCACTCGTGACACTGGACCTGCCGGACGACTCGCCGATGCTGGGCCTGCCGTGGATCATCACGTTCGGCCCGCTCGGCGACGACGACGAGTGGGAGCCGGTGGTCTGTGGCCCGTACGAGCGACCGCACGCGCTCGCCCTGGCCGAGGCGGTGGTGGCCGAGGAGCAGCTGATGGCGGTGGTGGAGCCGCTGCTGCCGGCGCTGACGCCCGACGAGATCCGCAGCGAGATCGCCGCCGCGCAGATCGCCGCCGAGGACGAGGCGGCCCGGGTCGACCAGGCGGACCTCTACGGCGACTTCGAGGACGTCATCGACGAGGAGCTGGAGCTGGCCGCCGAGCGGGAGCCCGAGCCGGCGAACCCGCCCAGCCGGGACGAGGTCCGCGCCGGTCTCGCCCGGATCGCGCAGCTGCTCACCAGCCGGGGGGCCTGAGGGCTCAGCTCGGCGGGCCGTCGAGCACGCAGAACTCGTTGTCCTCCGGGTCGGCGAGCACCACGAAGCCCTCCGTGCCGGTCTGCCCGACGTCGCTGACATCGAGCGTGTACTGCGCCAGGTGGGTGGTCATCACCAGGTGGTACCCCACGGTCCCGGATGGACACCGGCCCCTCGGGAACGGATCCCCGAGGGGCCGGCGCCACCTCACCCCCCACCACAAGGGGTCGGTAGCCCAGCCGCCCGTCGGCGCGGGGCACAACGGACGACCAGGTCAATGGCGGGTTACCCGGCTCAGCGCCGTTCGAACCACGCAGCCGCGTCGACCGGCAGGACGTGCCCGTCGCCCCGCTCGGTGAGGCCGGCGCTGGCGACGACCGGCCGGCCGTGGCCGGCGATCGTCACCTCCGCGCCGCTGAGGTTGACCACGCAGGTCAGCTCGGCGTCCCCGGCGGAGCGGCGGAACGCCAGCACCCCGGGCTCGGTCTCCAGCCAGGTGATGCCGCCGGTGCCGGCCAGCGCCGGGTGCTCGTGCCGGATCCGCAGCGCGGCCCGGTAGAGCTCCAGCGTCGAGCCGGTCACCCCGGCCTGGGCGGCCACCGAGAGGGCACGCCAGGTCGCCGGGGCCGGCAGCCAGCTCAGCTCGCTGCTCTCCGGGCCGAAGCCGTACGGGGCCAGCTCGCCGCTCCACGGGATCGGCACCCGGCAGCCGTCCCGGCTCTCGCCGGTGCGCAGGAACGCGGGGTCCTGCCGCAGCTCGTCGGGGAGGTCCAGCACCTCGGGCAGGCCCAGCTCCTCGCCCTGGTAGACGTAGGCGCAGCCGGGCAGGGCGAACATCAGCAGGGCGGCGGCCCGAGCGCGGCGCAGCCCGACCTCGCCGTCGCCGTACCGGGTGACGTGCCGCTGCCGGTCGTGGTTGGAGAGCACCCAGGTGGTCGGCGCGCCCACGATGGTGGACTCCGCGAGGGCCGTGTCGATCACCTTGCGGAACGAGTCGGCCGACCAGGTGGCGTCGAGGAAGTCGAAGCTGAACGCCTGGTGCAGCTCGTCCGGGCCGATGTAGCGGGCCAGCCGCTGCGGGGTCTCCGCCCACGCCTCGGCGACCGCCATCCGGCCGCCCGGGTAGCTGTCCAGGATCGGCCGCCAGGCGCGGTAGATGTCGTGCACCTCGTCCTGGTCGAAGTAGGGCAGCCGGCCCTTGCCCAGCAGCTCGGACTGGCGCTGGCCGGTGGTCATCGAGTTGAAGCCGACGTCCGGCAGCCCCTCGGCCTTGATCATCCCGTGCGCCACGTCGATGCGGAAGCCGTCCACACCCCGGTCGAGCCAGAACCGCAGGATGTCCTCGAACTCGGCGCGTACCTCCGGGTGGCGCCAGTTGAGGTCGGGCTGGGCCGGGTCGAACAGGTGCAGGTACCACTGGCCGTCGGCGACGCGGGTCCACGCGGGGCCGCCGAAGATGCTCTCCCAGTCGTTCGGCGGCTGCTCGCCCTGTTCGCCCCTGCCCTCGGCGAAGAGGTAGCGCTCCCGCTCGGGGGAGCCGGGGCCGGCGGCCAGCGCCGCGGCGAACCACGGGTGCGCGCTGGAGGTGTGGTTGGGCACCAGGTCCACGATGATCCGCAGGCCCAGGGCGTGCGCGTCGGTGATCATCGCGTCGAAGTCGGTCAGGTTGCCGAAGAGCGGGTCCACGTTCCGGTAGTCGGCCACGTCGTAGCCGGCGTCGACCTGCGGCGAGGTGTAGAAGGGGGTCAACCAGAGCGCGTCCACGCCGAGCTCGCGCAGGTACGGCAGGCGCTGCCGGATGCCCTGGAGGTCCCCGACACCGTCACCGTTGGCGTCCGCGAAGCTGCGGACGTAGACCTGGTAGACGACCGCGGACCGCCACCAGTCGTCGTCGGCGGTCAGCGGCGTGGGGTGGGGGGCGGAGGTCATCGGTGTGGATCCCCGTTCTCTGGCGCGGGACGGCGGCGCCCCGCGCGGCGTGGGTGGTGGCGCAGGGCGTTTCAGCAGAATGCCGCCCGAGCGCTGCAAGAGTCAAGCATTCCTTGCGCAAGAACTGACGGCAAGGGATCAGGCGGGGATCGCCAGGGTGGGGTTGACGGAGGAGGGACGCTGCTGCGCCGGGCCGCCGGCCGGGCGGGCCACCGCGGTCGAGCCCCGCACCACCAGCTCCGGGCGGAACAGGTACTCGGAGTTCGGGGCGGCGTGCCCGTTGATCTCGTCGACCAGGGCGCGGACGGCGGCCACCGCCATGGCGGCGACCGGCTGGCGCATGGTGGTCAGCGGCGGGTCGGTGAAGGCCATCAGCGGCGAGTCGTCGTAGCCGACCACCGAGACGTCGCCGGGGACGCCGAGCCCACGCTGCCGGGCGGCCCGGATCGCGCCGAGCGCCATGAGGTCCGAGCCGCAGACCAGGCCGGTGACCCCGCGCTCGATGAGCCGGCCCGCGGCGGCCTCGCCGCCCTCGACGCCGAACAGGGAGAGCTCGGCGAGCTCGCCGACCTCGGCCTCGGTGGCGCCGGCCAGCCGGGACATCGCGGCGCGGAAGCCGGCCACCCGCCGCTGCACCGGCACGAACCGGTCCGGGCCGGTGATCAGGCCGATCCGCCGGTGGCCGAGCGCGACCAGGTGCGCGACGGCCAGCTCCGTGGCCTCGCCGTCGTCGCAGGAGACGAAGGGCGCCGCGATGCCGGGCGCGTACCCGTTGATCATGACGATCGGCAACGGACGGGCGATGAGCGCCCGGTACCGGTCGTGGTTGGCGGCGGTGTCGGCGTGCAGGCCGGAGACGAAGACGATCCCGGAGACCTGGCGGTCCAGCAGCATCTCCACGTACTCGTCCTCGGTGACGCCACCGGGGGTCTGCGTGCAGAGCACCGGGGTGAACCCGCTCTGCGCCAGCGTCGACTCGATGACCTGGGCGAAGGCCGGGAAGATGGGGTTGTCCAGCTCGGGCACGACGAGGCCGACCAGCCCGGCGCTGCGCTTGCGCAGCCGGGCGGGGCGCTCGTAGCCGAGCACGTCGAGGGCGGTGAGGACCGCCTGCCGGGTCTCCGGGGCCACTCCGGGGCGGTCGTTGAGCACCCGCGACACCGTGGCCTCGCTGACTTCGGCCTGTTGGGCGATGTCGGACAGTCGAGCGCGCATGGCGGCACTTTAGCTCACGGGCAAGTTCTTGCGTACGCTCCTGCAAGCCCTTCCATTCTCTGCAACCTCTTGCTAACGTCCCCGCAACATGCGAGAGCAGCGGCGCAGCATTCGCGCGCCGGTCAGCAAGAAATTTCCGAGGTTCCCACTGGCGGGCCGCCCTTCCCCCGGCGGGCCGCCATGACGACAGGAGTACCGATGCGCATCCGTACCGCGGGTGTGGTCGCTGTCCTCGGCCTGGCGCTCGCCGCGTCCGGCTGCGGCGGCAGTGACAGCGACAAGCCGGCCGCCAAGGAGACCGCCAAGGCCGCCGGCGGCAAGCTGGTCATCTGGGCCGACGACAAGCGGACCGCGGCCCTGAAGCCGTTCGCCGAGGAGTTCGGCAAGGAGAACGGCGTGACCGTCGAGGTCCAGGCCGTCTCCAAGGACCTGCAGACCAACTTCGTCACCGCCTCGCAGCAGGGCAGCGGCCCGGACGTCGTGGTGGGCGCGCACGACTGGATCGGCAACATGGTCCAGAACGGCGCCATCGACCCGGTGCAGCTCGGCGCCGAGCAGAAGAGCGCGTTCAACGAGACCGCGATCAAGGCCGTCACCTTCAACGGCCAGCTCTACGGCGTCCCCTACGCCACCGAGAACGTCGCGCTGATCCGCAACACCGAGCTGGCCCCCGAGGCGCCGAAGACCATCGAGGACCTGGTCACCGCCGGCAAGAAGCTCAAGGCCGAGAAGAAGGCCAGCGAGATCCTCTGCCTCCAGTCCGGCCAGAACGGCGACGCCTACCACGTGTACCCGCTGTACACCTCGGGCGGCGGCTACCTGTTCGGCACCGGAGCCAACGGCGACTACGACCCGAAGGACCTGGGCGTGGGCAAGCCGGAGTCGATCGCGGCCTTCCAGAAGATCGCGAAGCTCGGTGAGAAGGGCGACGGCGCCCTCAAGCGCTCGATCACCGGCGAGAACTCCATCGCCACCTTCACCGGCAAGAAGTGCGCCTTCCTGGTCTCCGGCCCGTGGGCCATCGCGGACGCGAAGAAGGCCAACATCAAGTACGACATCTCCCCGGTCCCCGGCTTCGCCGGTGGCAAGGAGGCCCAGCCGTTCGTGGGCGTCCAGGCGTTCTACGTCGCCGCCAAGGGCAAGAACAAGGCCCTGGCCCAGGAGTTCGTCACCAACTACGTGACC is from Micromonospora terminaliae and encodes:
- a CDS encoding 2'-5' RNA ligase family protein; translation: MAHSVDGRDGAPDAGETIQIGIAVDIPEPWGGMLTRRRVEAGDPLAVPAHVTLLGPTEIPVRALPAVEEHLARVAATHLPFTLHLRGTGTFRPVTQVVFVAVAAGISECELLAAAINAAPELHREARFPYHPHVTVAQDVPPEVLDKAYEDLADFSALFEVEAFTLFSHSGATRWQPRRDFRLGG
- a CDS encoding sugar ABC transporter substrate-binding protein; the protein is MRIRTAGVVAVLGLALAASGCGGSDSDKPAAKETAKAAGGKLVIWADDKRTAALKPFAEEFGKENGVTVEVQAVSKDLQTNFVTASQQGSGPDVVVGAHDWIGNMVQNGAIDPVQLGAEQKSAFNETAIKAVTFNGQLYGVPYATENVALIRNTELAPEAPKTIEDLVTAGKKLKAEKKASEILCLQSGQNGDAYHVYPLYTSGGGYLFGTGANGDYDPKDLGVGKPESIAAFQKIAKLGEKGDGALKRSITGENSIATFTGKKCAFLVSGPWAIADAKKANIKYDISPVPGFAGGKEAQPFVGVQAFYVAAKGKNKALAQEFVTNYVTKPELAVALYKAEPRPPALTAAFDQVKGEDPDLAKFQEAGKNGQVLPAIPAMAAIWDPFGKAEAAIIGGADPAKTITAAGKTIAGQIK
- a CDS encoding glycoside hydrolase family 13 protein, which gives rise to MTSAPHPTPLTADDDWWRSAVVYQVYVRSFADANGDGVGDLQGIRQRLPYLRELGVDALWLTPFYTSPQVDAGYDVADYRNVDPLFGNLTDFDAMITDAHALGLRIIVDLVPNHTSSAHPWFAAALAAGPGSPERERYLFAEGRGEQGEQPPNDWESIFGGPAWTRVADGQWYLHLFDPAQPDLNWRHPEVRAEFEDILRFWLDRGVDGFRIDVAHGMIKAEGLPDVGFNSMTTGQRQSELLGKGRLPYFDQDEVHDIYRAWRPILDSYPGGRMAVAEAWAETPQRLARYIGPDELHQAFSFDFLDATWSADSFRKVIDTALAESTIVGAPTTWVLSNHDRQRHVTRYGDGEVGLRRARAAALLMFALPGCAYVYQGEELGLPEVLDLPDELRQDPAFLRTGESRDGCRVPIPWSGELAPYGFGPESSELSWLPAPATWRALSVAAQAGVTGSTLELYRAALRIRHEHPALAGTGGITWLETEPGVLAFRRSAGDAELTCVVNLSGAEVTIAGHGRPVVASAGLTERGDGHVLPVDAAAWFERR
- a CDS encoding YihY/virulence factor BrkB family protein encodes the protein MNVIGRIEAALGRRIDAARARSSAFDHVWRAGTLYADLLGGRLAAAIAYYGFFAVFALALVAYWIFGTILQDNREVSRAAADFLEGNLPFLDPQQIAESSNTVGVIGLVILVFTGIGWVEAIRSSQRLMYGFNQQPGNLVVRRLVDLGVLVAVFVLLGVSVAAVDALESLLRFLVRSTGSVGLTTVSAVLSVLVNAVLATALLVAVPRLRMSRRRLRPAVLAVAVGITLLNTVGRYYVVRTERNPAYTVVATAVGLLLYLYLLNQMVLFGAALAATSRYGRVVDLAEGGAVREVDVEVDEETEPGTPGGAG
- a CDS encoding LacI family DNA-binding transcriptional regulator; the protein is MRARLSDIAQQAEVSEATVSRVLNDRPGVAPETRQAVLTALDVLGYERPARLRKRSAGLVGLVVPELDNPIFPAFAQVIESTLAQSGFTPVLCTQTPGGVTEDEYVEMLLDRQVSGIVFVSGLHADTAANHDRYRALIARPLPIVMINGYAPGIAAPFVSCDDGEATELAVAHLVALGHRRIGLITGPDRFVPVQRRVAGFRAAMSRLAGATEAEVGELAELSLFGVEGGEAAAGRLIERGVTGLVCGSDLMALGAIRAARQRGLGVPGDVSVVGYDDSPLMAFTDPPLTTMRQPVAAMAVAAVRALVDEINGHAAPNSEYLFRPELVVRGSTAVARPAGGPAQQRPSSVNPTLAIPA
- a CDS encoding GntR family transcriptional regulator — encoded protein: MKIRIEPDSATPPYEQVRGQVAAMIGDGRLPVGTRLPAVRQLAADLDLAVNTVARAYRELESAGLVETRGRHGTVVAPGRDDADDRLHRAATAYAAEALRLGVPPDRAVALVRAALDAGTHG